The following proteins are co-located in the Cetobacterium sp. NK01 genome:
- a CDS encoding molybdopterin oxidoreductase family protein: protein MNIQTTCSFCATGCNLEFQVENNEIKSCKPVLTHPVNKGLACIKGRNIAYQNSMEHRVNTPLLRDENGKMNPISWEKAYKIIAEKFIDINNKYGKGSLAFLSTGQIPLEEMAILGYVGRFGMGMEGDGNTRLCMATAAVSYNQSFGFDAPPYSWNDLMTTDLAIFIGSNPAISHPVPWWRLRKENKNVELVVIDPRKTETAKDANLWIPVKLKGDLFLLYTLANYLIEKNYIDEEFAKEKIDNFEEFKNFVSDYTLDKLEEHCGIDKDVLINLAEKIHAKEKVSFWWTMGVNQSYEATRTAEAIVNICFLIKAIGKEGTGPNSLTGQCNAMGSRLYSAETCLFAGRKFNLEEDRKKIANILEIKDDLIPNRPTLAFNEIIEKVETKDIRGLWIIATNPMVSYPHNTTMKDFNSKVDFLVVQDIYYDTETAQEADLFLPTATSLEKEGTFINTERRLGAVQKVVEPPEGIKSDYEIILEIGKALGLAEKLKLEKWNTPKDAFNLMKAISEGMPCDITGVEYDDLKNSNGIQWPLRKGEKLENDYRILFEDYKFYTENNKGKFIFEMPQEYPEIPNEEYPFYLITGRGGVGLWHTLTRTRNMPIVQHTYPNEDYLLISNDDATDLNLKDEDLVLVTSKNGQCNIKVKISDEVLKGQVFISMHYNVANRLTDPLYDPYSKEPSYKYATVNIKKI, encoded by the coding sequence ATGAATATACAAACAACATGTAGTTTTTGTGCCACAGGATGTAATTTAGAATTTCAAGTGGAAAATAATGAAATAAAATCTTGTAAACCAGTGTTAACACATCCTGTTAATAAAGGATTGGCGTGTATTAAAGGAAGAAATATAGCTTATCAAAATTCAATGGAGCATAGAGTTAATACTCCTTTATTAAGAGATGAAAATGGGAAAATGAATCCTATATCTTGGGAGAAAGCTTATAAAATCATAGCAGAAAAATTTATAGATATAAATAATAAGTATGGAAAAGGTTCTTTAGCTTTTTTAAGTACAGGGCAAATACCTTTGGAAGAGATGGCAATTTTAGGTTATGTAGGAAGATTTGGAATGGGAATGGAGGGAGATGGAAATACAAGATTGTGTATGGCAACAGCAGCAGTATCATATAATCAATCTTTTGGATTTGATGCACCGCCATATTCTTGGAATGATTTAATGACAACAGATTTAGCTATTTTTATAGGATCTAATCCAGCTATAAGTCATCCTGTTCCTTGGTGGAGATTGAGAAAAGAAAATAAAAATGTAGAGTTAGTTGTAATAGATCCAAGAAAAACAGAAACAGCAAAAGATGCAAACTTATGGATACCTGTAAAATTAAAAGGAGATCTATTTTTACTTTATACATTAGCTAATTATTTAATTGAGAAAAATTATATTGATGAGGAGTTTGCTAAAGAAAAAATAGATAATTTTGAAGAGTTTAAAAATTTTGTATCAGATTATACCCTAGACAAATTAGAAGAGCATTGTGGAATAGATAAAGATGTATTAATAAATTTAGCAGAAAAAATACATGCAAAAGAGAAAGTTTCATTTTGGTGGACAATGGGAGTAAATCAGAGTTATGAGGCAACAAGAACAGCAGAAGCTATTGTAAATATATGTTTTTTAATAAAAGCTATTGGGAAAGAGGGAACTGGACCAAACTCTTTAACAGGGCAATGTAACGCAATGGGTTCAAGACTTTATAGTGCTGAAACTTGTCTATTTGCAGGAAGAAAATTTAATCTAGAAGAGGATAGAAAAAAAATAGCAAATATATTAGAAATTAAAGATGATTTAATACCAAATCGACCAACATTAGCATTTAATGAAATTATAGAAAAGGTGGAAACAAAAGATATAAGAGGACTGTGGATAATTGCAACAAATCCAATGGTATCTTATCCTCACAATACAACTATGAAAGATTTTAACTCTAAAGTAGATTTTTTAGTAGTGCAGGATATATATTATGATACAGAAACAGCTCAAGAAGCAGATCTATTTTTACCAACGGCCACATCTCTAGAAAAAGAAGGGACTTTTATCAATACAGAAAGAAGATTAGGTGCTGTTCAAAAAGTTGTTGAACCTCCAGAAGGAATAAAAAGTGATTATGAAATTATATTAGAAATTGGAAAAGCATTAGGTTTAGCTGAAAAATTAAAATTAGAAAAATGGAATACTCCAAAAGATGCTTTTAATCTAATGAAAGCTATATCAGAAGGTATGCCTTGTGATATAACAGGAGTAGAGTATGACGATTTAAAAAATAGTAATGGTATTCAGTGGCCATTAAGAAAAGGTGAAAAACTAGAAAATGATTATAGAATTTTATTTGAAGATTATAAATTTTATACAGAAAATAATAAAGGTAAATTTATATTTGAAATGCCACAAGAGTATCCAGAAATTCCAAATGAAGAATACCCATTTTATTTAATAACAGGTAGAGGAGGAGTAGGACTTTGGCATACACTAACAAGAACTAGAAATATGCCTATAGTTCAACACACATATCCAAATGAAGATTATTTATTAATAAGCAATGACGATGCAACTGATTTAAATTTAAAAGATGAGGATCTAGTACTAGTGACATCAAAAAATGGACAATGTAATATAAAAGTTAAAATAAGTGATGAAGTATTAAAGGGACAAGTATTTATATCTATGCATTATAATGTTGCTAATAGATTAACAGATCCTCTTTATGATCCCTACTCAAAAGAACCATCTTATAAATATGCAACAGTTAATATAAAAAAAATTTAA
- the mobB gene encoding molybdopterin-guanine dinucleotide biosynthesis protein B has translation MIKIKDINVLILAGGKGSRMNYCNKALLKYNNITFLDRLKTLFSDFSKIYLSLNSNQNIISEDFIRVDDDFQEIGPISGLYKGISESDLDYIFTLPCDVPNLTKDFIEYISSFVSPYHDAFIVKDKDGFIHPLLGIYTKKALPIIKDAIENKDFKVLNLIEKLDVKFIDLKYTIFDDKEILKNINTPEDFNSLFKNKNTNFFAISGVKNSGKTTLITKLLKKFVEKGFKVGTIKHDGHDFQMDNLDSDTDKHVKSGASGTLIFSKSKYMFLENSPEKSLNFYLQYFKDYDFIILEGFKNSDFPKIEVIRKDVSTVSQSNKNNLKFLVSDLKSIENSGDLDIVDINDTETIFDKIINISKKDGLI, from the coding sequence TTGATTAAAATTAAAGATATTAATGTTTTAATCTTAGCTGGGGGTAAAGGAAGTCGAATGAATTATTGCAATAAAGCTTTACTTAAATATAATAATATAACTTTTTTAGATAGATTAAAAACTCTTTTTTCTGATTTTAGTAAAATCTATCTATCTTTAAATAGTAATCAAAATATTATAAGTGAAGATTTTATTAGAGTTGATGATGATTTTCAAGAAATTGGTCCTATCTCTGGACTATATAAAGGAATTTCTGAAAGTGATTTAGATTATATTTTCACTCTTCCATGTGATGTTCCAAATTTAACAAAAGATTTTATAGAATATATATCAAGTTTCGTTTCTCCTTACCACGATGCTTTTATAGTTAAAGATAAAGATGGTTTTATTCATCCCCTCCTTGGGATATATACTAAAAAAGCTCTTCCTATAATTAAAGATGCTATTGAAAATAAGGACTTTAAAGTTTTAAATCTCATAGAAAAACTTGATGTTAAATTTATTGATTTAAAATACACTATTTTTGATGATAAAGAGATTTTAAAAAATATAAATACTCCTGAAGATTTTAACTCTTTATTTAAAAATAAAAATACCAATTTTTTTGCAATCTCTGGTGTTAAAAACTCTGGAAAAACAACTTTAATAACTAAGCTTTTAAAGAAATTTGTAGAAAAAGGATTTAAAGTTGGAACAATTAAACATGATGGACATGATTTTCAAATGGACAACTTAGATTCTGATACTGATAAACATGTTAAATCTGGAGCTTCAGGAACACTAATATTTTCTAAAAGTAAGTATATGTTTTTAGAAAACTCTCCTGAAAAAAGTTTAAATTTTTATCTTCAATATTTTAAAGATTATGATTTTATAATTTTAGAGGGATTTAAAAATAGTGATTTTCCTAAAATAGAGGTTATTAGAAAAGATGTTTCAACAGTTAGTCAATCTAATAAAAATAATCTAAAATTTTTAGTAAGCGACTTAAAATCTATTGAAAATAGTGGTGATCTAGATATTGTAGACATAAATGATACTGAAACTATTTTTGATAAAATAATCAATATATCAAAAAAAGATGGCCTAATATAA
- a CDS encoding molybdopterin molybdotransferase MoeA — protein MEQINLENAIEILLENVKPLKEIEEKYILDSLGFVLAEDIISPLNNPPFNRSPLDGFTFNNLDTLGATKENPAVFKVISEIFAGDFSEENFKPKEAFRIMTGAPIPNNCNCVIKQEEVFFDENTKVLKVYRELKEFENFCFLGEDLKVGEIVIKTGEIITYNHIGVLASLGINSIKVFKKPKVGILSLGSELLMPGTPLEKGKIYNSNLFTLISKLKHLGLDGVMYPPMSDDSVCVANFISKELKNIDFLITTGGVSVGKKDIMHDVIKELGAKRLFWKINIQPGTPVLASKKDEKLILSLSGNPFASLVNFELLGRPILSKMSLNSIKNTNSTVAIVKGGFNKKSSKRRFIRGYFNDGNVFLNDDKHSSGSISSLIGKNAIVEILPDTPALKEGDKVKVILID, from the coding sequence ATGGAGCAAATCAATTTAGAAAATGCAATTGAAATTTTATTAGAAAATGTAAAACCCTTAAAAGAAATAGAAGAAAAATATATTTTAGATAGTTTAGGATTTGTTTTGGCTGAGGATATAATTTCTCCTCTGAATAATCCACCATTTAATCGTTCTCCCTTAGATGGATTTACCTTTAATAATTTAGATACCTTAGGAGCCACAAAAGAAAATCCCGCTGTTTTTAAAGTAATTTCTGAAATCTTTGCTGGAGATTTTTCAGAAGAAAATTTTAAGCCTAAAGAAGCTTTTAGAATAATGACTGGAGCTCCCATTCCAAACAACTGTAACTGTGTTATAAAACAAGAGGAAGTATTCTTTGATGAAAATACTAAAGTTTTAAAAGTCTATAGAGAGTTAAAAGAGTTTGAAAACTTTTGTTTTTTAGGTGAAGATTTAAAAGTTGGAGAAATTGTTATAAAAACAGGAGAGATCATCACATATAATCATATTGGTGTTCTTGCCTCTTTAGGAATAAACTCTATTAAAGTGTTTAAAAAACCTAAAGTCGGTATTTTGAGTCTTGGAAGTGAATTACTTATGCCAGGGACGCCCTTAGAAAAAGGCAAAATCTATAACAGTAACCTTTTTACTCTTATTAGCAAACTAAAACATTTAGGGTTAGATGGAGTTATGTATCCTCCTATGAGCGATGACTCAGTTTGTGTTGCTAATTTCATTTCTAAAGAACTTAAAAATATTGACTTCTTAATAACTACTGGAGGGGTTTCAGTGGGAAAAAAAGATATTATGCATGACGTAATTAAAGAACTTGGTGCTAAAAGACTATTTTGGAAAATTAATATTCAGCCTGGAACTCCTGTTCTAGCCTCTAAAAAAGATGAAAAGCTTATCCTTTCTCTTTCTGGTAATCCTTTTGCATCTTTAGTTAATTTTGAACTTCTTGGAAGACCTATTTTATCAAAAATGAGTCTTAATAGTATAAAAAATACTAACTCTACAGTTGCTATAGTTAAAGGTGGCTTTAATAAAAAATCTTCTAAACGAAGATTTATTAGAGGATATTTTAATGATGGAAATGTTTTTTTAAACGATGACAAACATTCTTCAGGTAGTATTTCATCTCTTATTGGAAAAAATGCCATTGTTGAAATTTTACCAGATACTCCAGCTTTAAAAGAAGGGGATAAGGTTAAGGTGATTTTAATTGATTAA
- a CDS encoding LacI family DNA-binding transcriptional regulator: protein MKVTIKEIAADAGVSVSTVSRVISNNPKISESTKEKVRESIERLNYKPNIMARGLVKKRTGILGVIMPKEAITLFSSPFFIEVMQGISFKGKERDYYIMYDFCKNEKEEYEGTKKLVESGLVDGICLMSTRKQDKSIKYLKELEFPFVIVGEPEEKDGVSWVDNNNLKATYDMVKKVIPKGETDAVFIGGDKNLTVTVNRVEGFKKACKELKIESHVYLGKDFSREEGFRLAEISFSERNCKNFIISDDNLLKGFLEYLEKFHIENINIGSFNRTNLKGIWKNKVFLLDIKPEKLGVEAVNILIDNILEESKMNSKVVDIELN from the coding sequence ATGAAAGTAACAATAAAAGAGATTGCAGCAGATGCGGGGGTATCAGTTTCAACAGTTTCAAGAGTAATATCTAACAATCCAAAAATAAGTGAGAGTACAAAAGAGAAAGTTAGAGAATCTATTGAAAGATTAAACTATAAACCCAATATAATGGCAAGAGGATTGGTAAAAAAAAGAACAGGGATTTTAGGTGTGATAATGCCAAAAGAAGCAATAACACTTTTCTCTAGCCCATTTTTTATAGAAGTGATGCAAGGGATTAGTTTCAAAGGGAAAGAAAGAGACTATTATATAATGTATGATTTTTGTAAAAATGAAAAAGAGGAGTATGAAGGAACAAAAAAATTGGTAGAAAGTGGATTAGTTGACGGAATTTGTTTAATGTCCACAAGAAAACAGGATAAAAGTATAAAATACTTAAAAGAACTAGAGTTTCCATTTGTAATTGTAGGAGAGCCAGAGGAAAAAGACGGGGTTTCATGGGTAGATAATAACAATTTAAAGGCAACTTATGACATGGTAAAAAAGGTTATTCCAAAAGGGGAAACAGATGCAGTTTTTATTGGGGGAGATAAAAACTTAACTGTGACAGTTAATAGAGTTGAAGGGTTTAAAAAAGCTTGTAAAGAACTGAAAATAGAAAGTCATGTATATCTAGGAAAAGATTTTTCTAGAGAAGAGGGTTTTAGGTTGGCAGAAATAAGTTTTTCAGAAAGAAATTGTAAAAATTTTATAATATCAGATGATAATCTTTTAAAAGGATTTTTAGAGTATTTAGAAAAGTTTCATATAGAAAATATAAATATAGGAAGCTTTAATAGAACAAATTTAAAAGGTATTTGGAAGAATAAAGTTTTTTTACTGGATATAAAACCTGAAAAACTAGGAGTAGAGGCAGTTAATATATTGATAGATAATATTTTAGAAGAGTCAAAAATGAACAGCAAAGTTGTAGATATAGAATTAAATTAA
- a CDS encoding glycoside hydrolase family 13 protein: MWWKELIGYQIYPRSFKDSNGDGIGDINGIIEKLDYLKELGIDLIWVSPFFKSPNDDNGYDISDYRDILEEFGTMEDFDRLLEETHKREMKLIIDLVINHTSDEHPWFIEAKESKDSPKRDWYIWREGKNDEEPNNWESIFKGSAWEKCEKTDEYYLHLFSRKQPDLNWENEEMRKEIYNMMNWWLDKGIDGFRVDAISHIKKADGFPDMPNPEKKKFVDSFDMHMNVNGIQNYLKELKENTFDKYDIVTVGEANGVDAENADEWVGSENGKFNMIFQFEHLKLWDYEGDTEFCPKAYKDVLNKWQVSLEGKGWNALFIENHDIPRSTSTWGNDGKYWLESAKAFATTYFLQKGTPFIYQGQEIGMTNTIFNSLSEFQDVKSVNEGKEKLEAGMCEKEVLEILSNTSRDNARTPMQWNNQLNGGFTSGTPWLKVNENYKKINVEDQIKDKNSIYNHYKKLISLKKNNKTLTHGKFKLVLEEDKHIFAYLRELDGERYLILSNLSENEKTLNLSEFNIKNEDIIISNYKTIDKKLENYIVRPYESVVYKI; this comes from the coding sequence ATGTGGTGGAAAGAATTAATTGGATACCAAATTTATCCAAGAAGCTTTAAAGATTCCAACGGGGATGGAATTGGAGATATAAATGGAATAATAGAAAAATTAGATTATTTAAAAGAATTGGGAATTGATTTAATTTGGGTTTCACCATTTTTTAAAAGTCCTAATGATGATAACGGTTATGATATAAGTGATTATAGAGATATTTTAGAAGAGTTTGGAACAATGGAAGATTTTGATAGACTTTTAGAAGAAACTCATAAAAGAGAGATGAAATTAATAATAGATCTTGTTATAAATCATACAAGTGACGAGCACCCTTGGTTTATAGAAGCAAAAGAGTCTAAAGATAGTCCAAAGCGTGATTGGTATATTTGGAGAGAAGGAAAAAATGATGAAGAACCAAACAATTGGGAGAGCATTTTTAAAGGATCTGCTTGGGAAAAATGTGAAAAAACAGATGAATATTATTTACATCTATTTTCTAGAAAGCAACCAGATCTAAACTGGGAAAATGAAGAGATGCGAAAAGAAATTTATAATATGATGAACTGGTGGTTAGATAAGGGAATAGATGGATTTAGAGTAGATGCCATAAGTCATATAAAAAAGGCTGATGGATTCCCAGATATGCCAAATCCTGAAAAGAAAAAATTTGTAGATTCTTTTGATATGCATATGAATGTAAATGGAATTCAAAATTACTTAAAAGAGTTAAAGGAAAATACTTTTGATAAATATGATATAGTAACTGTTGGAGAAGCAAATGGAGTAGATGCAGAAAATGCAGATGAATGGGTTGGAAGTGAAAATGGAAAGTTCAATATGATATTCCAATTTGAACATCTGAAATTATGGGATTATGAAGGTGATACAGAATTTTGTCCAAAGGCATACAAAGATGTTTTAAATAAATGGCAAGTCTCTTTAGAAGGAAAGGGCTGGAATGCACTTTTTATTGAAAATCACGATATTCCTAGAAGTACATCAACATGGGGAAATGATGGTAAATACTGGTTAGAATCAGCAAAAGCGTTTGCAACAACATATTTTTTACAAAAGGGAACTCCATTTATCTATCAAGGTCAAGAGATTGGAATGACAAATACAATATTTAATTCTCTTTCAGAGTTTCAAGATGTAAAGAGTGTAAACGAAGGAAAAGAGAAATTAGAGGCTGGGATGTGTGAAAAAGAAGTTTTAGAGATTTTATCGAATACTTCTAGAGACAATGCTAGAACTCCAATGCAATGGAATAATCAACTAAATGGTGGATTTACTTCAGGAACACCTTGGTTAAAAGTAAATGAAAACTATAAAAAAATTAATGTAGAAGATCAGATAAAGGATAAAAATTCAATATATAATCACTATAAAAAATTGATATCTTTAAAGAAAAATAATAAAACTTTAACTCACGGAAAATTTAAATTAGTTTTAGAAGAGGATAAACATATATTTGCTTATCTTAGAGAGTTAGATGGAGAGAGATATTTAATTTTATCTAATCTTAGTGAAAATGAAAAAACTTTAAATCTTTCAGAATTTAATATAAAAAATGAAGATATTATAATATCTAATTATAAAACAATTGATAAAAAGCTAGAAAATTATATTGTAAGACCATATGAAAGTGTAGTTTATAAAATCTAA
- a CDS encoding PTS transporter subunit IIBC, with product MKKKSLISFDFWQKLGKALIVVIAVMPAAGLMVSIGKLLGTSGLSMIGRIIEDMGWGVIVNLNILFAAAIGGSWAKEKAGGAFAGVIAFILTNRITGAIFGINSAMLNNPEAVITSLTGQELLVKNYFTMVMGAPSLNMGVFVGILSGFLGAVLFNKYQNFDKLPKSLAFFNGKRFVPFVVIFGSFVMATILALVWPFVQWGLNSFGEWIATSRNTAPVIAPFIYGALERLLLPFGLHHMLTIPMNYTELGGTYQVLTGTAVGSTIAGQDPIWLAWITDLNNLKAAGDMTGYKNLLDTVVPARFKAGQVILSTASLLGIGLAMLNNVDSDKKTQYKTIFISSMLAVFLTGVTEPIEFMFMFVAPVLYVAYAILTGLAFALVDIISLRVHSFGFLELLSRIPLMMKAGLYKDLINFVIVSGGFFFANYWLFNVIIKKYDLPTPGRRGNYIDEEEESSDEKVKTTGDQEEIPVRIIELLGGRENIVEVDACMTRLRVTVKNAEAVGDKTMWKKTGSIGLIIKDCGVQAIYGPKADILKCKIIDILGR from the coding sequence ATGAAAAAGAAAAGTTTAATATCATTTGATTTTTGGCAAAAATTAGGAAAAGCTTTAATAGTTGTAATAGCAGTTATGCCTGCAGCGGGACTTATGGTATCAATAGGAAAACTTCTTGGGACAAGTGGTTTATCTATGATTGGAAGAATAATAGAGGATATGGGATGGGGAGTTATAGTAAATTTAAATATTCTTTTTGCAGCAGCTATTGGAGGATCATGGGCAAAAGAAAAAGCTGGAGGAGCTTTTGCAGGGGTTATAGCTTTTATATTAACAAATAGAATAACAGGAGCTATATTTGGAATAAATTCAGCGATGTTGAATAATCCAGAAGCAGTTATTACATCGTTAACAGGACAAGAGCTATTAGTAAAGAATTATTTTACAATGGTTATGGGAGCACCATCTTTAAATATGGGAGTTTTTGTGGGGATACTTTCAGGATTTTTAGGAGCAGTGCTATTTAATAAATATCAAAATTTTGATAAACTACCAAAATCTTTAGCATTTTTTAATGGAAAAAGATTTGTACCATTTGTGGTAATATTTGGGTCATTTGTTATGGCAACAATTTTAGCATTAGTATGGCCATTTGTTCAGTGGGGACTAAACAGCTTTGGAGAATGGATTGCAACTTCTAGAAATACAGCACCAGTAATAGCACCATTTATATATGGAGCTTTAGAGAGATTGTTATTACCATTTGGATTACATCATATGCTAACAATTCCTATGAATTATACAGAACTAGGTGGAACATATCAAGTTTTAACAGGAACTGCAGTGGGAAGTACAATTGCTGGACAAGATCCAATCTGGCTAGCTTGGATAACTGATTTAAATAACTTGAAAGCAGCAGGAGATATGACGGGATATAAAAATCTTTTAGATACAGTTGTTCCAGCTAGATTTAAAGCTGGTCAAGTAATATTGTCAACTGCCTCTCTTTTAGGAATTGGATTAGCTATGCTAAATAATGTTGATAGCGATAAAAAAACACAGTATAAAACAATATTTATCTCTTCAATGTTAGCTGTATTTTTAACAGGAGTAACAGAGCCAATTGAATTTATGTTTATGTTTGTGGCACCAGTATTATATGTAGCTTATGCAATTTTAACAGGACTTGCCTTTGCTCTAGTGGATATAATCTCTTTAAGAGTTCACTCTTTTGGATTTTTAGAACTACTTTCTCGTATACCTTTAATGATGAAGGCGGGATTATATAAAGATTTAATAAACTTTGTAATAGTAAGTGGAGGATTTTTCTTTGCAAACTACTGGTTGTTCAATGTAATTATAAAAAAATATGATTTACCAACTCCAGGAAGAAGAGGAAATTATATTGACGAAGAGGAAGAGAGTAGTGATGAAAAAGTAAAAACAACTGGTGATCAAGAGGAGATTCCAGTTAGAATAATTGAGCTTCTTGGAGGAAGAGAAAATATAGTTGAAGTAGATGCATGTATGACAAGACTTAGAGTTACTGTAAAAAATGCAGAAGCAGTTGGAGATAAAACTATGTGGAAGAAAACAGGATCTATAGGACTAATAATAAAAGATTGTGGAGTCCAGGCTATCTATGGTCCTAAAGCAGATATACTAAAATGTAAAATAATTGATATACTAGGGAGATAA
- a CDS encoding endonuclease/exonuclease/phosphatase family protein — MKLLTLNCHSWQEKNQIDKMKYLAKIILEENYDIIALQEVNQLKEDKILYEDIREGNFIDLLCKELKKQEAEYNYRWDYHHVGYDIFHEGTGILFKGEAKETFGDFIGVIKDTNFWKTRKFTMVSKIVSGEIIDFYSCHMGWWNDSDNPFEKQIDDLLDFANERGNRYFLMGDFNNSADIKGEGYDYLLKRGLKDTYVEALKKDDGITVPGLIAGWEGKCSSPKRIDFIFTNKECSVKSSEVIFNGKNKDVISDHFGVTIEI; from the coding sequence ATGAAACTATTAACACTAAACTGTCACTCTTGGCAGGAAAAGAATCAAATAGATAAAATGAAATACTTAGCAAAAATAATATTAGAAGAAAATTACGATATAATAGCTTTACAAGAGGTAAATCAATTAAAAGAGGATAAAATTTTATATGAGGATATAAGAGAGGGGAATTTTATAGATTTACTATGTAAAGAATTAAAAAAACAAGAAGCTGAGTATAATTATAGATGGGATTATCATCATGTTGGGTATGATATATTTCATGAAGGAACAGGCATTCTTTTCAAAGGAGAGGCAAAAGAGACTTTTGGAGATTTTATAGGCGTTATTAAAGATACAAACTTTTGGAAAACTAGAAAATTTACAATGGTTTCAAAAATAGTTTCTGGGGAGATAATAGATTTTTATAGTTGTCATATGGGATGGTGGAATGATAGTGATAATCCATTTGAAAAACAGATAGATGATCTATTGGATTTTGCCAATGAAAGAGGAAATAGATATTTTTTAATGGGGGATTTTAATAATAGTGCAGATATAAAGGGTGAAGGGTATGATTATCTTTTAAAAAGAGGTTTAAAGGATACATATGTAGAAGCTTTAAAAAAAGATGATGGTATAACAGTTCCAGGACTTATTGCTGGCTGGGAAGGAAAGTGTAGTAGCCCAAAAAGAATTGATTTTATATTTACCAATAAAGAGTGCAGTGTAAAGTCAAGTGAAGTTATTTTTAATGGAAAAAATAAAGATGTTATTTCAGATCACTTTGGGGTAACTATAGAGATATAA
- a CDS encoding TDT family transporter — protein MIKETIDRLERFPVGAIATTVGACTLANAFLLLNFTYLRNIFMIIGIVVFILATIKIFRHKEAFLAEYNNTIPASLYGTYSMLAMIIGAFLLPYSPFLGKNLWLFGVFFHAFAICIFTYRNVIKNFNIDTFVPSWFVTYNGIMVSIVVGGAMDEPVISKWVLIYGVLVFFTIIPFMIRRLIIKPLPDMVYHTKAILLAPSSLCAIGYLNVVKEPNMYIALFLYGIVFVTLISILLSIPKFFSFNFHPGFAGTTFPMAVGTVASFRMSAYLASINLPVYSNVVRNIAGIQLYVTTGIIVFVFYNFLKKVKPSAK, from the coding sequence ATGATTAAAGAGACAATTGATAGGTTAGAGCGTTTCCCTGTTGGGGCTATTGCTACAACTGTTGGGGCGTGCACTCTTGCCAATGCCTTTTTATTACTAAATTTTACTTACCTTAGAAATATCTTCATGATTATTGGTATTGTAGTATTTATTTTAGCAACTATAAAGATTTTTAGACATAAAGAGGCCTTTCTAGCTGAGTATAACAATACAATTCCTGCTAGTTTATATGGTACATACTCTATGTTAGCTATGATTATTGGAGCATTTTTGCTTCCATACAGTCCTTTTTTAGGAAAGAATCTTTGGCTTTTTGGTGTATTTTTTCATGCTTTTGCTATATGCATTTTTACCTATAGAAATGTTATAAAAAACTTTAACATTGATACTTTTGTTCCAAGTTGGTTTGTAACTTATAACGGAATTATGGTTTCTATAGTTGTAGGTGGAGCTATGGATGAACCAGTTATTTCTAAGTGGGTTTTAATTTATGGAGTACTTGTATTTTTCACAATAATTCCATTTATGATTAGAAGATTAATTATAAAACCTTTACCTGATATGGTTTATCATACAAAAGCTATTTTATTAGCACCTTCAAGTCTTTGTGCTATTGGTTATTTAAATGTGGTTAAAGAGCCTAACATGTATATTGCACTCTTCCTATATGGAATTGTCTTTGTAACACTTATTTCAATACTTTTAAGTATTCCTAAATTCTTTAGCTTTAATTTCCACCCTGGTTTTGCAGGAACTACCTTCCCTATGGCCGTTGGAACTGTAGCTTCTTTTAGAATGAGTGCTTACTTAGCTAGTATAAATCTACCTGTATACTCTAACGTTGTCAGAAATATTGCTGGTATTCAACTTTATGTTACAACAGGAATCATAGTATTCGTTTTCTATAACTTCTTAAAAAAAGTTAAACCTTCAGCTAAATAA